The genomic region TGCCTGGCCGCCCGGTAGTCCGCGCTCTCCGGCGCGAAGGAGGCCGAGTAGTACAGGCTCACCAGCAGCCCGATGCCCAGCGCGGGCAGCACGATGGCCGGTGGGAAGCCGAGCAGCGGGTCGAAGACCAGGAACAGCAGGAAGACCAGCGGCGCGGCCTGGACCAGGGTGCGGGCCACGTGCCGCAGCAGCCAGGTCGGCGCGGTCACGTCGTGCAGCACCCACTCGTGGTACCGCTCCGGCAGGCGAGCGCCGTAGGCGTAGGCCAGCCAGCGGGCCGGGTTCGGCCGCTCCATGCATCCAGAGTAGGTCGTTCGGCTGATCGACAAACCTCTCTGGAGATCACGCTACCGTGGCGGGGTGCGCGTCATGATCACCGCGGCTCCGCTGCTGGGCCACCTGTTGCCGCTGGTTCCCCTCGCCCGCGCGATCCGCGAGGCCGGTCACGAGGTCCTGCTGGCCACCGCCGGCGAGGCGCTGGCCGTGGCCGACCAGTCCGACCTGCCGGTGCGCGACATCGCGCCCGGCTTCCGGTTCGAGCCGATCGTGCGCCGGACCCTGCTGTGGCACCCGCTGATCGCCAAGGCGGAGATCGCGGGCAAGTCCGGTACCAGGGGCGCGGCCCTGCTGTTCGGGCACGTGAACGAGGAGATCGCGGACGGCGCGGTCGAGCTGGCCCGCTCCTGGCGGCCGGACCTGATCCTGCACGAGCCGCTGGCCATCGCGGGCGCGCTGGCCGCCGCGGTGACCGGGGTGCCCGCGGTGCTGGTGGAGAACTCGCTCTTCGACGGCCTGGAACTGCTCGCCGCGACCAAGGAGAAGCTGAGCAAGCCGTTGCGCCGCAACGGGATCGACCACCTGCCGGGGCCCGCCGCGCGGATCGTCACCGCGCCGCCCAGCCTGGTCGGCGAGCAGCCGGGCTGGCCGATGCGCTACGAGCCCTACAGCGGCGCGGGCGAGCTGCCCGCCTGGCTGGCCGCGGAGTCCGAGCGGCCGCGGATCGCGGTCAGCCGCAGCACCGTCGGCGGTCCGGGCGGCAACCGCCTGATGAGCGCGGTGGTGGACGCCGCCGAGGGCCTGGACGCCGAGATCGTGCTGCTGCGCCCGGACCGCCGGGTGCTGCGCCGGGAGTCCCTGCCCGCCAACGTGCGCACCCTGGACTGGGCCCCGCTGACCAGCGTGCTGGCGCACTGCGCCGCGCTGGTGCACCACGGCGGCGCGGGTTCGGTGGCCGCGGCGCTGGCCGCGGGCATCCCGCAGCTGGTGGTGCCCGGCGCGGGCGACCGCGACCACAACGCCCGCCTGGTCGCCAAGCGTGGCGCGGGCACCGCGGTGGCGGCCAAGGACATCAGCACCGCGGAGCTGCGCAGGCTGCTCACCGACCCGGCGCTGACCGAGGCGTCCCTGGCCGTGCGCAAGGAGATGGCGGGCATGCCCGCCCCGGCCACGCTGGTGACGAAGCTGGCCGGGCTGGTCAAGTAGGCCCGGGTTCCCCGCGCGGACCCGGGCCTACCACCTCACCGGTGTGTGCTCACGCGGTGGTCCATTGCTGGTTCGGCGCGCCGGTGCAGTCCCAGAGCTGGGCGGGCGTGCCGTTGGCGGTGCTGTTGTCGGTGACGTCCAGGCACTTGCCGCCGAGGCCGGTGAGCCGGTCGCCGGTGGGGCCGCCGCTGGGCGGACCGGCCCAGGTGAAGGTGGCCGTGGTGCGCGCGGGCAGGTCGTAGCTGAAGGACTGGCCGCCCCAGTTGACCCGCAGGTCCTGGTTGGCGCCGCTGGTGTTGTAGGCGATCAGCGCCTTGGATCCGTCCGGGTTGCGCCAGGCCACGTTGCTCACCGCGGCGGTGTTGCTGGTGTCCACCCGCACCGCGCCGGGGCGGACGAACTTGGTCAGGTGGCCCATGTTGTAGTACTCGATGGTGTAGTCCACCTGGCCGTGCCGGGGGCCGCCGTTCTGCACGGTGATCAGGCCGGTGCAGGTGCCGCAGCCGCCGTTGTGCGGGCCCTGGTTCTGGTCCAGGGCCAGGCTCCACTTGACCACGCTGCGGGCGTGGTTGCGGGTGGGGCCGATGATGTCGGCGACCATGTCCTCGCGGTGCTGGTCGCTGATCCACTCACCGCCGGAGTGCTCGGTGCCGTACTGCCTGATGCCGGGGTACTGGTTGTGCACCTGGGACTGGGTGGCCACGTCGCCGCCGTAGCCGTGCCAGGCCACCCCGCCGAAGAGCGGGTCGTTGCGGATGGCCGGGTCGTTGACCTGCGGCGCGCCCCACTCCGCCCACTTGTCCCAGTTCCAGTCCAGCACCAGGGTCTTGGTGCTGATCCCGGCCGCGCGGAAGGCAGGCCAGAGCGCGTTCTTGGTGAAGTGGATGATCCCGTTGGCGTTCCACTGCATCGAGGGGTACCCGGCGCAGCAGGTCGGCTCGTTCTGCACCGAGACGTAGTCGATCGGCACGCCGCGGGACTGGTAGGCCTGCACGTACTTGGCGAAGTACTGGCCGTAGGCGGTGTAGTACTGGGACTGCAACCACCCCTGGTGCATGTGGTTGTTGTCCTTCATCCAGCCCGGCGAGCTCCACGGCGAGGCCATCACCTTCAGCGCCGGGTTGAGCTGTTTCGCCTGCCGGGTAAGGGGAAGCACGTCCGCGAGGTCGTGGTTGATAGTGAAGTCGCCGACGTCGCAGCAGGTGTTGTCGAAGTTGTAGTCGAAGCGGGCCAGGTCAGAGGCGCCCATCGGGTTGCGGATGAAGGACAGCCCGATGCCCTCAGCGGGGTGGAACAGCTTGCGCATGGTGGCTTCGCGGGTGGCCGGGGTGAGCGCGCCGCTGGAGTTCATCAGCCAGGCCGCGGTGTCGGTGAACGAGGCGCCCGCGCCCTCGAACTCCTGGTAGGTGCGGCCCTCGTCGACGGTGATGGTGGTGCCACCACTGCCGGTGCCCGCGGTGAACCGGACCGGTGCCTGCGGTTGCAGCCCCCGGGTCACGGTGCGGCCCTTGTTGGCCGCGGTGGTGGTGGTCAGCGTGACGTTGACGGTCTCCCCGGCGGCCTGCGCCTCGGGAGCCGGGACGGCGAGCACGGATGCGGTCAGCACCAGTCCCAGCGCCGCCGCGGAGAAGATCGGAACACTGCGCATGCGGAACCTCACACAGAGCGAGGGCGGCGGAATGACGTGGGCAACACACCTTATTTCAAGGTGTGATTTAACTCGGAGGTTGATAATCGGTCAAGACGGCGAAGGGACGCGGGTGCGCGAGAACAGTCAGACGGTGCACGACCTGCGCCGCGGCAACCGGGCCACGGTGCTGCGCGCGGTGTACTTCGACGGCCCGCTCAGCCGCCGTGAGCTGGCCGCGTGCACCGGTCTGAGCCAGGCATCGGTGAGCAACGTGGCGGGCCAGCTGGTGGATGAGCAGGTGCTGGTCGAGGCGGGCACGGTGGACTCCGACGGCGGCCGCCCGCGCGGGCTGCTGCGGGTGAACCCAGGGCACGCCACGGTGATCGGCGTGGAGGTGGCCGAGACCTGGGTGCGGGTCAAGGCATTCGACCTGACCCTGGCCGTGCTGGCTGAGGAGACCCTGCCGGTCGAGCCGGACAACCAGGACCGGGACCTGGTGATCGGCCACATCCTGACCGGCCTGGAGAAGGTGCTGGCCGCGGACACGGTGTGCGCCGACCGGGTGCTCGGCGTCGGCGTCGGGGTGCCGGGCGTGGTGCAGCAGGACAGCGAGCTGCTGGTGCACGGACACACCGCCGCCTGGCACAAGGTGCCGCTGGAAGCATTGCTGCGCAAGGGAACCGACCTGCCCCTGCACATCGACAACGGCGCGAACACCATGGGCCAGGCCGAGATGTGGTTCGGCGCGGGCCGGGGCGCGAAGCACGCGGTGATCGCCCTGATCGGCTCCGGCGTCGGCGCGGGCGTGATCGCCGAGGGCAACCCCTTCCGCGGCGCCCGGCGCAGCGCGGGGGAGTGGGGCCACACCACCCTCGCCCTGGACGGTCCACCCTGCCGCTGCGGCTCCCGCGGCTGCCTGGAGTCCTTCACCGGCGCGGCGGCCGTGGTCGCCCGCCACCGCGCCGCCATGCACATCACCACCCCGCTGACCGACGAGGCCACCGCCTTCCGTGCCGCCCTCGCCGACCCCGCACCCCAAGCCCGGGCCCTGATCGAGGAGAGCGCGCGGTACCTGGGCGCGGGCATCGCCAACCTGGTCAACCTGTTCAACCCGGAACGCATCCTGCTCGGCGGCTGGGCCGGACTGCTGCTCGCCGAGCACACCCTCCCGCTGATCAGGGACACCGCCCGCGCCTACGCCCTGCGCCACCCGTTCGAAGGCACCCAGATCGCCCTGTGCGAACTGGGCCCGGACGCCATCGCGCTGGGCGCGGCGACCCTGTGGGTGAACCGCTTCCTGCGCACCGGCGGCGTGCACAAGCTGAGCCCTCCGCAACGGTAGACCTGGCACCACCCCCGCCAGGGACGCAGACCCATGGCCGGGAAACCCTTGTGACGGCAGGCTTCCCGCCATGATGCAGGAGACTTCGGTGCGCCCGGCGCTGTCCAGGGCGGCGCTGGCGATCCCCGCCGTGACCGCCCTGGCGCTGATCGCCTTCAGCGGCGGC from Crossiella sp. CA-258035 harbors:
- a CDS encoding glycoside hydrolase family 30 beta sandwich domain-containing protein, whose protein sequence is MRSVPIFSAAALGLVLTASVLAVPAPEAQAAGETVNVTLTTTTAANKGRTVTRGLQPQAPVRFTAGTGSGGTTITVDEGRTYQEFEGAGASFTDTAAWLMNSSGALTPATREATMRKLFHPAEGIGLSFIRNPMGASDLARFDYNFDNTCCDVGDFTINHDLADVLPLTRQAKQLNPALKVMASPWSSPGWMKDNNHMHQGWLQSQYYTAYGQYFAKYVQAYQSRGVPIDYVSVQNEPTCCAGYPSMQWNANGIIHFTKNALWPAFRAAGISTKTLVLDWNWDKWAEWGAPQVNDPAIRNDPLFGGVAWHGYGGDVATQSQVHNQYPGIRQYGTEHSGGEWISDQHREDMVADIIGPTRNHARSVVKWSLALDQNQGPHNGGCGTCTGLITVQNGGPRHGQVDYTIEYYNMGHLTKFVRPGAVRVDTSNTAAVSNVAWRNPDGSKALIAYNTSGANQDLRVNWGGQSFSYDLPARTTATFTWAGPPSGGPTGDRLTGLGGKCLDVTDNSTANGTPAQLWDCTGAPNQQWTTA
- a CDS encoding glycosyltransferase, yielding MITAAPLLGHLLPLVPLARAIREAGHEVLLATAGEALAVADQSDLPVRDIAPGFRFEPIVRRTLLWHPLIAKAEIAGKSGTRGAALLFGHVNEEIADGAVELARSWRPDLILHEPLAIAGALAAAVTGVPAVLVENSLFDGLELLAATKEKLSKPLRRNGIDHLPGPAARIVTAPPSLVGEQPGWPMRYEPYSGAGELPAWLAAESERPRIAVSRSTVGGPGGNRLMSAVVDAAEGLDAEIVLLRPDRRVLRRESLPANVRTLDWAPLTSVLAHCAALVHHGGAGSVAAALAAGIPQLVVPGAGDRDHNARLVAKRGAGTAVAAKDISTAELRRLLTDPALTEASLAVRKEMAGMPAPATLVTKLAGLVK
- a CDS encoding ROK family transcriptional regulator — translated: MRENSQTVHDLRRGNRATVLRAVYFDGPLSRRELAACTGLSQASVSNVAGQLVDEQVLVEAGTVDSDGGRPRGLLRVNPGHATVIGVEVAETWVRVKAFDLTLAVLAEETLPVEPDNQDRDLVIGHILTGLEKVLAADTVCADRVLGVGVGVPGVVQQDSELLVHGHTAAWHKVPLEALLRKGTDLPLHIDNGANTMGQAEMWFGAGRGAKHAVIALIGSGVGAGVIAEGNPFRGARRSAGEWGHTTLALDGPPCRCGSRGCLESFTGAAAVVARHRAAMHITTPLTDEATAFRAALADPAPQARALIEESARYLGAGIANLVNLFNPERILLGGWAGLLLAEHTLPLIRDTARAYALRHPFEGTQIALCELGPDAIALGAATLWVNRFLRTGGVHKLSPPQR
- a CDS encoding DUF5313 family protein codes for the protein MERPNPARWLAYAYGARLPERYHEWVLHDVTAPTWLLRHVARTLVQAAPLVFLLFLVFDPLLGFPPAIVLPALGIGLLVSLYYSASFAPESADYRAARHGWPEGHATQVRAARRRDSGSR